The genome window GAAGGGACAGGACCCTGGTGAGGGGGGCCCTGCCCCAGGACCCAGGTGATGAGGGGTCACTTGCAGACAGGCAGGGccagtgcccagccccctcaCAGAGGTGTAGACAATGGATTAGGGGTCAGGGAAGGGCTCTCTGGCTTGGGGAGGCTTCGGAGCACCCCAGGTGGAGAGGGATGGGCTCCCTGCCCAGTGCTGGAGGAGGTGGGCACCAGAGTGCCGGTCACTCTCCCCACAGTGACCCTTGGGGAGCAGTTCCAGGTGGTGTGGCCCCAGCGCCTGCCCGCACCCCGCACCCGCAGAGCCTTGCATCCCCACACGGTGAGTGGGGCAGCCCTTGTGCCCAGAGACTGgccaggggaggggaggctccggcTGACCTCTCCCTGAGGGGCTGACGGGGTGGGGGGCTCCTGGCCTCTCTCTGAGGGGCTGAGCGGGGCTCTCCAGCTGGCCGCCTGCACATTCCTGTCTGACTGTCTTGACAGCTCAGCGCCCGCTCACTTCCCGGAGCCTCTGTGGGGACACACCTTTCTTGTGGCCTTTGGGCCGTTTGTTTGGGATTCCCCGGGGCAGGAGCGGGTGCTCCTGGCCCTCCTGGCCCTCCTGGGACATGCGTGGACCTGCGCCCTCTGGGTGGGGGAGGACACACTGCCCAGGTGTGGGGCCTGCCTGGAGAGTGCGTGCCTGGGCGTGACAGGCTTGTGGAGGGCTCGAGAAGACACCCCTCTGTGCTGGGGTCCACGTCCAGCTCGGGACCTGCAAGGCTGGGGCGTGCCCTGGAAGTTTCCCTTCATCCTCTGCCATTTGGtttgtctcctctttctccctgggGCAGAAGAGAGACTGAGGTCTGAGGAGCCCAGTGCTCTGGTCGGCCCCCACCTGCTCTGCAGGATGGCCTGGCTGGCCTGGTCCCCAGTGCTGAGGCAGCCTGGCACAAGGCCTCACTCGGCACGTTCCCCATGCAGGAACGGTACCCGGAGAGTGTGAGCTACGTGCTGGGGTCAGGAAGGCACAACTTCACCCTGCACCTGCGGAAGAACAGGTGAGCGACTCTGCCCCGTGCCCGTCCCGTCTCGGGTGTGTGTCCTGGGCATTGGggatggacccagggccatgCTGGCTCTCCTCCAGGGACCTGGTGGGCTTGGGCTACAGAGAGACCTACACGTCCGCCAACGGCTCCCAGGTGACTGAGCCACTGCAGAGTCAGGTAGGGGTCCTTCTTGGGGGCAGGGGCAAGGGCAGGGAGGGGCCCAGCTGTCAGAGAGCCTGATGCCCTCGTCTCGCAGGATCACTGCTTCTACCAGGGGCACGTGCAGGGCCACCAGCACTCGGCTGCCAGCCTCAGTACTTGCACCGGCCTCAGGTAGGTGCTGGCCATGAGCTCCTGTCTGCACCCGTGTGGCACCCTAGGTTCTCCCAGCCTGCCGGGACCTGGAGCGACTCAGCAGAGAGCTGGGTCCCTGGGGCCCTGTCTGGGagccccacctggccccctaggaaGAACGGCAGACGCTCACCCCACACCCATGGCCCCCAGGGGCTTCTTCCAGGCAGGCCCTGCCTTGCACCTGATCGAGCCCCTGAATGCAGTGGGGGAGGCAGGGCCTCACAAGCTGTACCAGGTGGAGCACCTGTACCAGGGGCCGGGCACCTGTGGGGTGAGTGACAAcagcctggccagtatcctggGACCCAGGACTTCAGCTGCCTTCCGATCCAAGGTGAGCAGAAGTCCTAGGGTCCTCCTGTGCCCGCGTGCGGCCCCTCAGCTGTTCATGAGGGCCGTGTCCCCACAGCAGGCTGGAGGGCATTTGCGCAATCCccagggtagggggtgggtggCATCTCAGGTGGCTGTGGCCCGACCCTGAGCCACCAGTCAGCCTCCATGTGCTGAAGCCATGGGCCAGCCTGGCGCTGAGCTGCTGTCACCACTCCCAGAACTGGCCACCACACCGAGAGACCCGCTTTGTGGAGCTGTATGTGGTCACCGACTACAgagaggtaggggccaggggccggGTACTGGGCGGCGTCCTAGGCTCCAGACTCAGGGAGTCCCATCCTCAGTTCCAGCTGCTGGGGAGTCGAGAGGCTGTGCGGAGGCACGTACTGGAGGTGGTGAATCACGTGGACAAGGTGGGCTTCCCGTCTCCTGCGACACCCCACCTAGCTGGGACCCAGGGGTGGGATGGGGCGGTGGCCACGGCTACCCCCTCAGGCCATGGCTGGCTGTGGACTGACTGCAGGTCCCGTGTTCCCAGCTCTATCAGGACCTCAACTTCCGCGTGGCCCTGGTGGGCCTGGAGATGTGGAACGGCGGGGACAAGATCCACATCAGTCCGTATGCTAACAGAACGCTGGATGCCTTCCTGGCCTGGCAGGCGCGGGACCTGGCGAGCAGACACCCGCACGACAACGCCCAGCTCATCACGTGTGTGGGGGAAACCCTGGGGAGGGCGCTGCTGAGGAGCCCAGCTCAGACCTCTTCTCCTTTGCAGCGCGGTGGACTTCATCGGAATCACCGTGGGGCTGGCCAGGGTGTCCTCCATGTGCTCTCAAGGCTCTGGGGCTGTGAACCAGGtgaccaggggctgggggctcagggctGACAAGGGGCTCAGGACTGTCTAGGAGCTTGGGGGCTCAGGGCTGACCAGGAGCTTGGGGGCTCAGGACTATCCAGGGGCTCAgggacgcagggctgcagggacgCAGAGCTGTCCAggagctcaggggctcagggctgcaGGGGCTCAGGgcatctgcagatgtctcagtgTGGCCTGTCCTGCAGGACCATGACTGGCAAAACCCTGTAGGCGTGGCATCCACTATGGCCCATGAGATGGGCCACAACCTGGGCTTGAACCACGATGAGAACGTGCAGGGCTGCTACTGCCCAGTGCCGCGGGCCAGCGGCGGCTGTATCATGACTGCCAGAATCAGGTGTGGCCCAGGGCTGGGGCGAGCGGGGTGGCTGTCCTGCCCTCCCCTGTGACACACAGCCCCTCCAGTTCCAAGTTCCCCAGGGTGTTCAGCCACTGCAGTCGGGTAGACCTGGAGACCTTCGTGGAGGGCTCCCAAGCGGCCTGCCTGAAGAACCCCCCGGACCCCGACCGGCTGGTGGGCGGCCCCGTGTGCGGGAACGGATTCCTGGAGCGCGGGGAGCAGTGTGACTGTGGGGATCCCCAGGTACAGCCAGTGCCCACCAGCCGGGCACCTGGCCCTCAGGTTGAGGTGATCCCCTGCCCCCCGGGCCCAGAGCGCACGCCCGCCGGGGCCCCTCTCTTCTCGGCCCTGGGCTTGGTCCGGAGGAGCCTGATGCCTCCTGGGAAGGTCTGGGGCGGGGGCAGGGAGCCAGTGCCCCATTGGCTTGAAGACCCCAGCAGGACTTGTCTCCCAGGACTGCCGCAACCACTGCTGCAACGCCACCACCTGCCAGCTGGCCGAGGGGGCCCAGTGCGCACAGGGCAGCTGCTGCAAGGACTGCAAGGtgagggtggcctccaggggcatcCGCATCCGCCCCggcctgctcccctcccccatgccTGGGCCCTGCTGCTCCCCTACTGCGACCAGTTAGCAGGAAGCACCCAGCACTGGGTGCAGGCCTGTTTTGAGGGTGGTAGTGGTTGCCCTCAGCCTCGCTCCTGTGGCTAGGTGATGCCGGCTGGTCAGGTGTGCCGCCCCCAGCGGGATGGCTGTGACCTAGAAGAGCACTGTGACGGCCAGCAGCCCGGCTGCCCCGAGGACACCTTCCAGGAGAACGGCACCCCCTGCCCTGGAGGTTACTGCTACGACGGGACCTGCCCCACGCTGGCCGGGAGATGCCGGGACCTGTGGGGACCAGGTGAGACGGGCGGAGCCTCGGGCGGCCCTGGCAGGCCCCGTCCAGGTCAAGGCGCAGCTGATGCTCTGCCCACAGGTGCTCGGGTCGCCGTGGACGCGTGCTTTCTTTACAGCCTCTCAACAAGCTGCAGAGGAGGGCTGCCCCAGTGGCCAGGCCGGTGCGTGTCCGGGCTTCTCCAAGGGTTTCAGCACAGTGGAGCCTAGTCTGCATTGCTGGACCCCAGGCAGAGCCTGCTGGGTGGAAGGCCCCGTCAGCAGACCCCCAGCCTGTCCACAGCTTCTCTGGTCTGGTGCACACTTGGCCAAGCTGGCCCCATGGCTTGTCCCCACCCACAGTGCTGAGAAGTGTGGTGTCCTGTTCTGTGAAGGTGGCCAGAAGCCCCTGGAACGCACATCTTGCACCCTCACTATCCACATGGGCCTCTGCCAGGCTCTCGGCCTCGACGATGGGACTGCATTTGAGCCGGTGCCTGAGGGCACCAAGTGTGGCCACGAACAGGTGGGTGCTGCCACTGCGGGCGCTGGACCAGCCTGAACCGTGACTTGAGCCCACATGTGCCCTGTGCGGGCTGCCCCTCACCCAGCTGCTGCCCCTCGGCCATGACAGGGATGGGGGGCTGAGCTGTCTCAGCAGAGGGCGTGGAGGAACCCCGTAGGGCCGGCAGGCCCCACATCTCCCCTGGGGGCAGGCCCCACATCTCCCCTGATGGCAGTGCTGGCACCTGCATGTGGGCCACCCTGTCCTGAGGACTGCCCTCAGGCTCAGCCGGTCTCTGCTGGAGGCAGAGCAggttggggaggggtgggggctgaggtCTGAGGGCCTTGCTTGCTAGGTCTGCTGGAAAGGACGGTGCCAGGACTTCCACGTCTACAGGTCAAGAAACTGTTCTGCCAAGTGCAACGGCCGTGGGGTAGGTGACCCAGGGCAGGGAGGGCTGGCAGAGTACCCAGGCCCCCCAGGACGACTCAGGCACTGCCCGTGCCCCACTCAGACTCCAGCGCCAGCTGTGAGGGCAGGGAAAGGGAGGACTGCGGGCACCTCCTGCACCCTGTGGGTACCAGAGCAGGCCTGCTGCGGATAGGGAGCTGGCCAGCAGGGTGCTCGCTGACTGAGAAGCCTGTGGTGTGGTCAAAGCGACCATGTCCAGGGCCCGAGGGGGCGCCGGTGGCTTCTGTGCCATGTGACAAGACAGTGGATGTGAGCCGGGGGTGACGTGTGaccctggggagtggggggtcaTGGGTAACCCTGCGGGGGCCTGACACCTGCCAGTCTCCAGGTGTGTGACCACAAGCAGGAATGCCACTGCCTGCCTGGGTGGGTGCCCCCCTACTGCACACAGCGGCTGGCACACATACATGCAGGTAAGGCCCCACCCCACCGGGCAGCCTGGACCTGTGGCCCCACCTCCAGGCCACTGTTACTGTGGTCTCCATGCCCTTGTGCCCATGGCCCCAGGTGGCCCCTTTGGGGGCAGGGAAGGGAACTGTTCCTCCCGGACCGCTTGGCATCCGATTCCTCAGCTGCACCTTCACCTGGGGGGCACAGGGGCCACCTTTCCCGCGGGCCCAGAGGGAGGGTCCTTGGGGGGCCCCGGCCTGTGGGGGAACCCCTCTGAACGCACCTCCATCGAGGCCCAGGCCTACAGCTGCCCTGACCCAGCACTGTGCTCACAGCACCCAGGAGCTTCCTAGTGGGTGCCCTGCTGGTGGCGGCcatgctgttgctgctgctggcgGTGGGTGCGGTCCTCTACCGCAGGGCCCGAGGCCCCGGCCAGAAGAGGTGAGGCCTGCTTGCACAACCTGCTGTGAGcacagggtgggtggtgggggctcAGTTCATGCAAGGCCACGAGTGCTCGCTCTGCACCCTGCCTCGGGCACACGCCCACTTGAGTCGCTCTTCTCAGGGCTCAGACACCGGGGCTGAGGGATGCAGCAGCCAGCATGTTGGGAGGAGGTGACCCGGGGGCCATGGGCCCTGGAGTCCAGATGTGCTGACCTTCTGACTCCTCCAGGGGCCTGCTAGGGCTGTCCAACCCCCTGTTCCACCAACACAGCCCACCTGCTGCGCCCACCCTGGGCTCCCAGCCCCTGCCGCCGTCCAGGCCCCCGCTGCCCGCAGTCACCCCCAAGCGGCCACCCCCTGTGGTAAGCCTCACCCGTGTGCTCCCTCCCACCGCCCGCTTACAGGAGGCAGCAGAGGCCTggcgggggctggggtgggggctctaCTACAGGCTGTGGGCTCAGACGCCCACGGGTGACACATCCGCAGCTGAGAGAAGGGACGGGGCCCCACACTATAGATCCCGGCCATGGTGGGTGCTGGGACAGGCGGGTCCACGCTCAGACATGTGGACACCACACACGTGACAGCACTCCCACCCTGTGCATGTGGGGAAGGGGATCTGAAGCcgggcttcctggaggagctgCCCCCGCAGGCTCACGGCCCTGCTCCTGCAGCCTCCAGCCGCCCTGTCCAGCCCACCCTTCCCGCTCCCCGTGTACACCCCGCAGACTCCACAGCAGGTGAGTGAGGCTCAGGCTGGGGTGCCAGGAGCCAGACCCAACACGGGAGGCCAGGAGGGacatggggaggtgggggtgagggggctggggGGACCAGGGTGACTAGGGGAGGCCAGGAGGGACATGGGAGGCCAAGGGCGGCCACCTGGTGTATGGCGTCAGGGGCGGGTCCAGAGCCTTAACACAAGGCTGGCACTCTCCTGGCTCCTAGCTGGACTGTCCAGGGTGTGCAAGTCCCCTGGCCTGGGCCGGAGTGCTGATTGGTCAGGACGGCACTGTGGGCCACAGGCCAGCTCCCCCAGGCCAGaggccagctcccccctgcaaaCTGACTTGCTCCCTCCCCCTCCAGCAGGCACCTGTGCCACCCAGCAAGCCCTTCCCCCAGCTGAAGCCCAGGAAGGTAAGAGGAACCACATTCCAGAGACCCCCTGGCCACAGGGCCCCTCCTGGGCTGGAACCAGCCCGGTCACCCCTCAGCCTGGCCCCAGAGAAACCGGGCTCTCCTCTgtaggctctgggttcaagcagcATCTCACTGGCTCCCTTGTCTCAGCTCAGCTCCCCACCCATATGCCCACCCGAGCTGGGAGTGTGCCCAGGTGCCCTCTGGAGAGCTCAGAGCTGAGCGCTGTGGCAGCGGCCCCCATAGGTTGCGGCAAGGCCCGTGTCTGTCTGTGCCTGTGTCTGTATCTGtctgtgcctgtgtctgtgtctgtctgtgcctgtgtctgtctgtgtctttatctgtctgtgtctgtctgtgcctgtgtctgtgtctgtctgtgcctgtgtctgtctgtgtctgtctgtgcctgtgtctgtctgtctgtgcctgtgtctgtctgtgtctttatctgtctgtgtctgtctgtgcctgtgtctgtctgtgcctgtgtctgtctgtgcctgtctgtatgtctgtgtctgtatctgtctgtctgtctgtctgtgcctgtctgtatctgtctgtctgtgcctgtgtctgtatctgtctgtctgtctggcctgTCGGGTGCCTCCTTCCCGCGGGCAGTTCCGGAGCCCTACAGGGCTGCACCCGCACCTCTTGCTTTGTGAGAAAGCTGCCTGCTGGGACCCGGCCTAACTGGATGCCGCGGAAATGTTTTGAGGAAGCGCCGGGAGCAGGGGGAGGGCGGGCTGCCAGGAGACCGCGCTGCTGGGCTTCCGCGATGACCCGCGGCCGGCCCAGGGGCCCTCGCAGCGCATCTGCGGGCATCTGCGGGCATCTGCGGGCATGGGCGGGCGGGCATCTGCGGGCGGGCGGGCATGGGCGGGCGGGCATCTGCGGGCGGGCGGGcatgggcgggcgggcgggcgggcatgggcgggcgggcgggcatcTGCGGGCGGGAGGGCGGGCGGGACAGACAGCTGCGCGCGTCCCCGCGGGGCAGCAAGCCGGCGTgcgcgcccccgcccccgcccggagCCTCGCAGGTGAGCACTCGGCCCCGCTGCCCCGGGCCGGCCGGTCCCCCCGCGGGCTCCGCATGGCCGTGCCTCCGTGCTGTCCTTCCAGGGAGCCGCGGGCCTGAAGGCCGCCCCGAAGCCCCCGGCGCCCAGGCGCTGAGGCCCCACCCCGGGGTGCGCCCGGCCGGACACGACGCCCCGGCTGCACAGGGGCCGCCGCCGCGCTCGCTGCTCGCTGCCCGcagggccccggccccggccccgggggGCGTCCAGGGCGGGCGCTTTGTGTTCCACGATTAAATTATGCACCGAGTTCTGCGTGACGGTGCTGGTGGCGGCGACGCGGGGGGTGGAGGCAAAGGCCGCGAGCACGGGcggcggggagggggtggggcggGTCTCAAGGCCCTTCCGGCGCGGCTCCCGGAAACGCCCCGCCCCTCCGGCGCGGCACCTGGCAACGCCCCGCCCCTCCGGCGCGGCACCTGGCAACGCCCCGCCCCTCCGGCGCGGCTCCCGGAAACGCCCCGCCCCTCCGGCGCGGCTCCCGGAAACGCGCGCCGCCACGCGGGTTGCCGCCGTGCTGGGTGCCGGCCGCCGTCCCGGGCCCGCTGCCCCTCGCGCCGGAGGGCGGGCGGAGGCGGGGCGCGCCCCGGGGTGAGCGCGGGGCTTCGGGGAGACCCCGTCCCGTCCGTCCCAAAGCCGGGGGCGCCCGCGGGGCTGCAGGTTCCGCGAGCGGCGCCGCCGGGTCTCCTGCCTGCGGGAAGAGGCGCAGGACGCGCCGCCTGGACCCACCGGCCGCCCGGCCTCCGTCTGCCGGACCCGCCCCGCCGCACCGGGGTCCCGCACGGGGTCGCGGAGGCCGGGGGGCGACGCGCACGCTCACGCCCCGGGCCCCCCCGCGCTCCCCGCGCCCACCGACCCGGGAAGGGCCCCGGGCCCCGGCGACTCCTGGAGGGTGAAGCTCGTCGTCAGGGGGCTGCCCGCGCCAGAGCCCACCGGTGTGTGCTCAGACCAGCGGGGCACACTGCCACCCCGGCCCGAGTCAGCTGGGCTGCCCCGAACTGCCAGGTCCCGGTGCAGCTGGGTGCGTGCTGGGTGCAGCCGGGTGCTGGGTGCGTGCTGGGTGCAGCCGTGTGCTGGGtgcaggctgggtgctgggtgcaggctgggtgctgggtgcaggccgggtgctgggtgcaggctgggtgctggggtgcaGCCTGGTCCTGGGGTGCGTGCTGGGTGCGTGCTGGGTGCAgccgggtgctgggtgctgggctgcgTGCTGGGTGCAGCcgtgtgctgggtgctgggtgcgtgctgggtgctgggcgcgtGCTGGGTGCAGCCGTGTGCTGGGTGCGGGCTGGgtgtgggctgggtgctggggtgcaGCCTGGTCCTGGGGTGCGTGCTGGGTGCAGCTGGGtgcgtgctgggtgctgggtgcagccGGGTGCTGGGGTGCAGCCTGGTCCTGGGGtgcgtgctgggtgctgggtgcagccTGCCCTTTGCTGTCTCATGAGAACCCCCTGCCCCACGGCAGAAAGTGCTGCTCccctgggtgggggcagggcaggcagggccTTGGGGCAAGGTCACAGGTGCTGAGGCTCCAGTCTGATGAGTCacttctggggaagtgggaagaGACGTCACCGGGTGGCTGGTTGTGTCACTGCAGAGGAAGTGGGTTCTGACAGGGGAAGTGAaactgcctgaagctctgagccaCAGTGACAGATCCCAAGACCTGCCTCTGGCGGGGGCAGGGCGGGAACCCCGCCATCAAGGCCGCGTGACCCCCAGAgcaagggtctggggaggagCCAACCCCTGCCAGGCCCACAGACACCGGGGCACGGCCTGGGGTGCCCCCTGCCCAGCAGCTTCTGTGCCCACACGCCCCTGCCCCCATCAAGTCCCAGGCTGCTGGTGGGGCTGCCCTTGGCCAGGTGGCGAGGTACATGCGGCCAGCTGAGCGGAtgaccaaagcttcctgcaggtgCTGCAGCTGAAGgtggctgggctggaacctggtggagCTGGAGGACCAGGGCCGGACCCACCCTCCCAACACTGACACCAGGGCCAGACCCACCCCACCTCAGATACTAGGTCCGGGCCCCACCCTCCCGACACAGACACAAGGGCCAGGCCTACCCCAACACTGACACCAGGTGCAGGGCCGGGCCGGGCCCACACCAACACAGACACCAGGCACAGGCCCACCACCCTGCCTCAGACACCAGAGATGGGTCCACCCCAACACAGACACCAGGGCCGGACCCACCCAACACTGACACCAGGACCAGACCCACCCCAACACAGACACCAGGGCCGGACCCACCCAACACTGACACCAGGACCAGACCCACCCCAACACAGACACCAGGGCCGGACCCACCCCAACACTGACACCAGGGCCGGACCCACCCCAACACTGACACCAGGGCCAGACCCACCTCAACACTGACACCAGGACCAGACCCACCCCAACACTGACACGAGGACCAGACCCACCCCAACACAGACACCAGGACCAGACCCACCCCAACACTGACACCAGGGCCAGACCCACCCCAACACTGACACCAGGGCCAGACCCACCTCAACACTGACACCAGGACCAGACCCACCCCAACACTGACACCAGGGCCAGACCCACCCCAACACTGACACCAGGGCCAGACCCACCCCAACACTGACACCAGGGCCAGACCCACCCCAACACTGACACGAGGACCAGACCCACCCCAACACTGACACTAGGGGCCGGACCCACCCAACACTGACACGAGGACCAGACCCACCCCAACACTGACACTAGGGGCCGGACCCACCCAACACTGACACCAGGGCCAGACCCACCCCAACACTGACACCAGGGCCAGACCCACCCCAACACTGACACCAGGGCCAGACCCACCCCAACACTGACACGAGGACCAGACCCACCCCAACACTGACACTAGGGGCCGGACCCACCCAACACTGACACGAGGACCAGACCCACCCCAACACTGACACGAGGGCCAGACCCACCCAACACTGACACCAGGGCCGGGGGCCGGGCCCACCCCACCTCAGACACCTGAGATCTGACAGGAGCCTCCGCCAGCAACCCTCCCCTCGCAGACACATGTGCCAGGCAGCCGGCCGCTTTGCCAGGGGCTGGGCCCTGTTGGGGATGTGAAGACACAGCCCGGCTGAGCCCCGAGTCTGTCCTGCCTGTGTGCGTTCTCGGGCACTATGATGGGCGTCCTGGCGGGCTCTGTCCTGGGCCACCACAAAGCTCCCTGGGAGGCTTAGTCCACTGTGTGAGGAGCAGGAGTCCCAGGCTTCTCGTGGCCTCTGAGGCGGACTGGTCACCTCACTGTCCAGAGGGGTCGCTGAGGCCTGGGCAGGGCCCCCAGTTGAGAGGACTGGTTTCCAGTGGGCAGGCCCACAGCCCCGGACAGTAGCCCAGCCTCAAGTCAGACCAGCCCTGACCTCCcgctcctgcccccacccccacagtgcAGGTCAGGACTGGGGGTCGCCAGGGTGTACCGGGCTCTTGCTGGATCGGGTCAGTTGGGGACGGCGCGGGGGCTCAGTGACCCCTGAGTCCAGGACGAGTCATGGCCACAGGAGCACCAGGCCTGGGAGGTCCTGAGCTTAGCTGGCTGGCTGCAGGTGTGGACACCGGCTGGTCTGCCAGGTCAGCTGGACGTGGCCCCAGAGCTCCGGAGAGGACCGCGGCCACCCCAGACGGGACTGGGAGAGGAAGTGGCCGCCACAGTTCAGCAGCCCGGCCAGACGCCACAGGCCCCCCGTGAAGCGTGTCTGGGGTGCCGAGGGTGTGAGGCTGGGAGCACTGTACCTCTTCCTGGTCCTGCAGGGACTCGGGGGCTGCCACCTGGAGCCAGGCCAGGGCCTTGCGGCCTGAGGTGTGGCCATACCCAGCACTGACATGGTCCGACGAGACCCCATCTCCTGTCAGCTGTGGGGCTCAGCCCCCGGGGCCGAGGGAGAAGAGCTCCCCTGTCTGGACGCGGCCATTGGCAGAGCTGACTCAGCCCCGGCCCCCGTATGGGGTCCTTGCTCCTCTCTGCTCCCAGCCAGGAAGCAGGCCTCACCGTCCCCACAAGGGCAGCCCCAGCCTGGCCCCGGTGTCTGTGGCAAGCTCTCGGCCAGGCTGGCACTGGCCAGCACAGAGATGGTGAGGGGCACCGTGGGCAAGGCCTCATGCAGCTCCCAGGCCCCTGGAGCCAGCACAGCACCCTGGGCCCCCCGCAGTGGTTCATCCTGTTCCGACTCTCCCCACCCAGACTGTCCCCggaccagcagtgcagtaggtggCACTCGGGGCTCCCCGGCTCCCCCAGTACCGAGGCCACTGCCtccacaggcccaggaagcccTTTGAGGCGGCCTCACTCCACAGACAGGAGTCctgtcgccccccccccccacgggaGCAGACCCCATGGAACCCAGTTCTGTCCACGCCCCCCAGGTCCAGCAGGTGCAGCCTCTGCCCGATGGCCCCCAGGCGCTCCTGCAGAGCGGTGCACAAGGAACCATGGCCCCAGAAGCTGAGGCCACACCGTGAACTCTCACGGCCGGCCGCCTGCTCTTGGGCCGAAGGCTGGGCCGGGCCTTCAGGTGTGAGGACTGCTCCACACGGGGCCTGGCAGCCTCACTATGGACACGTGTCGGCCGCAGCCCGGTGTCAGACAGACCGGGTTCCCCAGCGCCGGGGGATCCTGGGCGGCACAGACTCCCTCCTCGGTGAGCTCTCTCTGGGCCCGAGAAGCACTCTACAGAGCGACCTGGGCAGGGAGACGGCActgtggttctgcaaacagactctcccgcctgaggctctgaggtcctgggttcagtccccagcatcaccattactgagctcagcagggctctctaCTCTCTGTCATATTAAAAGATTTCCAAAGTAAAACATCACTGATTTTTATTCATGTGAAATggtggagggccaggtggtggtgcacctggttaagcacacacactacggagcatcaggacctgggttcgagcccctggtccccagctgcaggggggaagcttcacaggtattggagcagggctgctggtgtgtgtgtctctccctctcaatttccctgtcttgtagtaaataaaaattttaaaaagagggtggggaagaAGCAGAGAGCCGTGTTCTGAGGGTTCGGACTTGGGAGCCAGGCGCTTCACCCCTCTCGCGGCGTCTCCTGGAGACTCATTAGTGCCAGCGCTCGCTCAGTCCTGATTTCTGcccactgccacctgcagggtcacAGTCCACGCTAAAGCTGTGATGAGGCCTGGCGGCTCAGTGGTGGGGGCCGTGCTGCGGGGgtctcttgtctgtctctgtccctttccctggaCTCCAACCTTCTATCAAAAACAGAAGGGAATGTGATAAGGGCTTAAGGAGAGTGGGCCTGCTGCACCCATCTAGGGTGTGGCTGGAGTCTCGCCCCAGAGAAAGCCCCCGGTCAGAACCCGTGTGGGGTGAGAGGTGGGTGAGAGGTGGCCTTCCTTGTTGGGGGCGGCGgtgccagtgccctgca of Erinaceus europaeus chromosome 14, mEriEur2.1, whole genome shotgun sequence contains these proteins:
- the ADAM8 gene encoding disintegrin and metalloproteinase domain-containing protein 8 isoform X2, translated to MHSLGLWLLATLWLRVTLGEQFQVVWPQRLPAPRTRRALHPHTERYPESVSYVLGSGRHNFTLHLRKNRDLVGLGYRETYTSANGSQVTEPLQSQDHCFYQGHVQGHQHSAASLSTCTGLRGFFQAGPALHLIEPLNAVGEAGPHKLYQVEHLYQGPGTCGVSDNSLASILGPRTSAAFRSKNWPPHRETRFVELYVVTDYREFQLLGSREAVRRHVLEVVNHVDKLYQDLNFRVALVGLEMWNGGDKIHISPYANRTLDAFLAWQARDLASRHPHDNAQLITAVDFIGITVGLARVSSMCSQGSGAVNQDHDWQNPVGVASTMAHEMGHNLGLNHDENVQGCYCPVPRASGGCIMTARISSKFPRVFSHCSRVDLETFVEGSQAACLKNPPDPDRLVGGPVCGNGFLERGEQCDCGDPQDCRNHCCNATTCQLAEGAQCAQGSCCKDCKVMPAGQVCRPQRDGCDLEEHCDGQQPGCPEDTFQENGTPCPGGYCYDGTCPTLAGRCRDLWGPGARVAVDACFLYSLSTSCRGGLPQWPGRAEKCGVLFCEGGQKPLERTSCTLTIHMGLCQALGLDDGTAFEPVPEGTKCGHEQVCWKGRCQDFHVYRSRNCSAKCNGRGVCDHKQECHCLPGWVPPYCTQRLAHIHAAPRSFLVGALLVAAMLLLLLAVGAVLYRRARGPGQKRGLLGLSNPLFHQHSPPAAPTLGSQPLPPSRPPLPAVTPKRPPPVPPAALSSPPFPLPVYTPQTPQQAPVPPSKPFPQLKPRKGAAGLKAAPKPPAPRR
- the ADAM8 gene encoding disintegrin and metalloproteinase domain-containing protein 8 isoform X1 gives rise to the protein MHSLGLWLLATLWLRVTLGEQFQVVWPQRLPAPRTRRALHPHTERYPESVSYVLGSGRHNFTLHLRKNRDLVGLGYRETYTSANGSQVTEPLQSQDHCFYQGHVQGHQHSAASLSTCTGLRGFFQAGPALHLIEPLNAVGEAGPHKLYQVEHLYQGPGTCGVSDNSLASILGPRTSAAFRSKNWPPHRETRFVELYVVTDYREFQLLGSREAVRRHVLEVVNHVDKLYQDLNFRVALVGLEMWNGGDKIHISPYANRTLDAFLAWQARDLASRHPHDNAQLITAVDFIGITVGLARVSSMCSQGSGAVNQDHDWQNPVGVASTMAHEMGHNLGLNHDENVQGCYCPVPRASGGCIMTARISSKFPRVFSHCSRVDLETFVEGSQAACLKNPPDPDRLVGGPVCGNGFLERGEQCDCGDPQDCRNHCCNATTCQLAEGAQCAQGSCCKDCKVMPAGQVCRPQRDGCDLEEHCDGQQPGCPEDTFQENGTPCPGGYCYDGTCPTLAGRCRDLWGPGARVAVDACFLYSLSTSCRGGLPQWPGRAEKCGVLFCEGGQKPLERTSCTLTIHMGLCQALGLDDGTAFEPVPEGTKCGHEQVCWKGRCQDFHVYRSRNCSAKCNGRGVCDHKQECHCLPGWVPPYCTQRLAHIHAAPRSFLVGALLVAAMLLLLLAVGAVLYRRARGPGQKRGLLGLSNPLFHQHSPPAAPTLGSQPLPPSRPPLPAVTPKRPPPVPPAALSSPPFPLPVYTPQTPQQQAPVPPSKPFPQLKPRKGAAGLKAAPKPPAPRR